GTTGGCTTGTCTTATTTCACATTTTGCCAATAAATGTAGTAACACTTAATACAGAGATGAGGTGAATACACTGAAACCTGTCTTAGTGCTTCTCCAAACTGAAGTTCTCTGTATACTGTGtacattttgcttctttttgtatCCTAACGCGCGCACTTCTACCGAAACAGGTGCTGAACATCGTGCGTCTGAATTTTAAGATAAGATACATCACTTACAGATAAAGCTAATGTGAACCTGTTACTTCAGTCTAAATGCACTGAGTAGCTTCGTGTTTTGACACTGTAATGCTGCTGTGCCCCCTTTCATAATCCTTGCTTGTGTAAGGGCCATGAAAGTTTACAGTTTCTGGGTACCTGTCTTTCACCCTCAGCAGACCAGGTCATTCCATGTCCTTTCTTCATCCTCGTTTTCTTCCCTAGTGAAACACAATAGATGTTCTTGCCTCTCCTGGGTGATTAAGACTGAGTGGGAACCATGGGGAAGGACTCACTCAAGGGTGCTTTCAGTTGTTCCTTGACATGTAAACCACTGCTTACTGCGATTGTTCCTCTATTTCAGCCGgtcccaagaaagctggttcaTGCAGTGAATGAATCTAGCTTGGTGACATTAATTTCTGTCACTTACAAGCTGCTTTGTTCCTCTGCTGTTGTTGACCATCGTGTAGGATGTGCTAAGGCACAGTGCACACGCTGTGCTCTCTagtcaatggaaaaaaacccaaaatagtTCCTAAgttcttgtttctccttttcaatATTGTTTTCCCAGTGTAGTCCTGAATGCCGGAGGTGGCAGCTCCTGGAGATCGGGTGGTGTGGCTGTATGCTGATCCCTGTTGGTGTGGGACTGTGTGTCTGTTCTGGGATATGCTCAAGGTAAAGCTGACCTGGGCCAGGCTTTGCCTGTGTCTCCACATGCTTTCAGGAGCTAACAGTGATTGCAAGTTTGCCTGTGTGCTGTAGGCGTGACCCGTAAGGGGCATTTCTCCGAGGGCTGTGTGCGCAGTCTGTATTTgatgctgctgggttttttaacCCTCTTACCAAATCATGCATGTAGACTGCCATGCTTAAATGCTGTAGTGAGTGGTGGTTCTTGCTCTTCCCAAGGTGCAGAGctttgggaagggaaagaaagaattctTTATAACCAGAAAGGTTAtccctttttttaatggaacGTGCCAGAGCAGCATGTGGGCTCCCTGTAGCTGACAGCTTCCTCAGCACAGGGTAACcaggagcaaaagcaaaccTTACAGTGTGCTCTCTTGTTGATCTAATGCGTTTCTTTGGGCAGCTAACCAAGAATGTGGTTGTTTTCAGCAGCATTCAGGGATCTTGGTGAGTCTTTCCAGTTGCTGAGACAGTGAGGGCACAGAGGGAGCtggcaagcagctgtgtgagagggaagccagcccagcagctccatgGAGCGGTGAGAGCTgccggggagctgggggtgcagggaaaGGTGGGCTGGGGGTCCAGGCTGCACAGGGCAGAAGGAGCAACCCAAAACTCTGGTGGGAGCAACTGATTTTTATTGCCCAGCTTCTAAAACAAAGGACAGCGATGCGCAGGGTGAGCAGTACCCGTAAGCCAagttctttttacattttaacctattttctgtctctgtcccAGCTTCCTTGTTTCTGAAATCCATTCTAGCAGGCCGCGGTTGTTTCTCAACTGTAGATTTAATGGGCTGTCCCACGCCTTACAGTCATGTCCTACAGATGGGTACAGGGTTGTTCTTAAAGAAAGGTAATAAGATCCTCCCCTAAAATCTTACAGAGGTGTCATCATTCTCCATTTTTCTGAGTAGGTTTAGGGTAATAATAAGTTCTTGTTATAAAAACAACTGCCAGGAAGTGTCTTTATACCTTTTCCCTTCTAGGGAGCAATAGATAAACCATCCACACCGTGGATGATGAGCAGTCCCGTCTCCTGCTCCTTCTTTATAGCTAGAAACAGCCCTGGTAAAAACAACGGTGCACACGTGTAGCAAACAGGGAAGCTGCGAAGCACCATGGTTCCAGCAGACTTCCTAATGCCAAGGGTGAGCACCAGctgcctgtttctttcctgcccCTTCCTTGAGAACTTCTTCCCCATGCTGCTTAACTGAGGCCTGATCTGGGGGACCAAAGGACCCCTTTACTCCCCAAGATTTAAGCAGGGCACTGAGGTAGCAGGGCTGTGGAGGCCAGAAAACAAAGCTAACGGGcctgagaaaagcagagctaTACAATATCATTTATTAACCTATTTGCCAGAGCTTGCTGTGGGATGCTGCTAAATGATTTACAAGCACGGCTGAGATGTGTCTTAGGGACAGGTAATGCGCTAAACTGGCCagcaagaaagcagagcagtttGCTTGCTCCGTGGCTTGAAGCATCACAAGCAGCACCCCACACATATGACCTTGTCCTCGAGGGGCAGGtgctggagggaggagaggcaggatgGAGGAGGGGGGCTCCATGCTCGGGCACTGGCCGTGTCCACAGCGTTCAGCTCCCAGAGCAGCCTCTCCTGAAAATCCTGCTCCTCTCCAAACAGACCTCAAAAACCTTTCCCACCACTGtgcttccctgcagctgtgaaaaaacagatgtttaaaCCCTTCCATGAGatacctctttttcttttttctccctcctttgctTGATGAAGATTCCAATGGTTGAACTCCaagcatggccagcagccaccagcttGGGCAGGACATGAGGTCCTTGCAGGGCTCTAGGAGAACCCTGGCCCCTTGTGTGTGGTGGCGGAGATGCACCGGCTTCCAAGCATGGTGCAGGAGTCGAGTACGACTTCTGAATGCTCCCTTGTTGTCCATTAGCACATCCTCTGTAGCTAAGAGCCCTGGCACTAAAAAACCCATCCATGTTTTCCAAGCGGTAAGCAGCCCTGCAAGCAAGGTTGTCACCCTGGCCACCTCTGCTCCCTCCGGCTGGTGTCAGGCACCTAGGTGAAATACCTGGAGGCCCCTCTGCAAGTCCTCtcttcagcagcactggtggCGAAGGACGCCTCCTCGTCCTCTTCATCCAGCTGGAGGCTGCCAGAGGACAGCCGCACCCGGGCCATGGGTGACCGCAGCACCCGGCCGTAGAGGGAGCAGTAGTCAGCGGCCAGGAGGTCGGAGTCGGAGTCGCTGGACtcggtgctgctgcccaggtaGCGCTCGGTGGAACGCCGCAGCCCCGGCACCAGCCCTTGCTGGGCCGGCACGTGCCAAAACACGCCTGCTTTCCGGCTGCTCAGGGCAGGGCACGGCCCCAGGGGCCGGAACTCGGAGCCGTAGGGGAAGCGGATGGTTTTCATGTCCGACTGGCTCCAAGACCGCTTGGGAGGCTGCTCCTGAAGGCCGTAATCAAAGGAGCGAGCCAGCGACCTGCTCTCCTGCACTGGGGCCATGCTCGTGCCTGCTGCCGTGCACGCAGCCGCGCGATGAAACTCCCCGGTCCAGGTGCCGCTCGGGCTCTGCCTGGGGGGCTTTGCTGCCACAGGGCCACATCCACCCACTGGTCCTGCCGCGTCTTCGCCAGGTGCCAGTGCATGGCACGGGGGCTGTGGGGGCCTGTCCAGGTAGAAGAGGACCTGTGGGGGCAGAGCAGCCGCGGGCGGGGGACACGGCACGTCTGTGTACACCAGCGGCCGGGCAGTCACCTCCTGCATGTTGCCCACCGAGGTGCTTTTACTGTTCCCGGCAAACTGGTGGTGGGGCCGAAAGGATGTCAAAGGGTTTCTGGCGCCGAAGTGGTCGGTGGGCTCCCACGCccgctccagctccagctcgGCGTAGAGCAGGGGGAAGGCGGACGAGCTTTTGGAGTGGGGCAGGAAGGCGGGCGATGCTTCGGGCTTGGAGCGCTCCAGCTCGGTGGCAAACGTCACTTCCACGGTGGAGCTCCGGCGCCGGCTGTCCAGCGTGGGCTCGGAGGCGTGCACCCCGTTGGCGTGGTAGGACCCCCGGCCGCCGTAGGCCAGGCGCAGCTCCTCCACctgagcaggggcagagggtgGGCACCCAGACCCCCAGCTGGGCGGGGGGACAGAGTGGGGCTGGCAACGAGCCCCCAGAGCTGAGGGTCGGGCTTGGGCTGCAATGCCAAGACACCCCCCGGGCACGGCCCTGCCTATCGCTGACCCCACGGGGACATACCTGCTTCGAGACGTCCGTCAGAAGGTCTGGGGAGGAGCGGCACTGCCTCTCGTCGTAGCGGGATGTGTAGTGCTTCCTGCAAGACCAagagggtgggtgggtgggtgcgtGGCCAGGAGGGTCCTGTGCCCTGCCCCCACCTGGGCACTGCCCCTCTCCGTGCCCCCCGGTACCTCTCGAAGGGCAGGCTCTTCATCTTTGCCTTCCTCCcatgctccagcagctgccgcTGCGTCCTCCcgctgcagcacagagggacAGTGTGAGcaacacccccagccccagccctggggggacCCCCGTGCCCCGggtgaggggagggggcagagcaGGACCGAAGCAATGGTCTctccaggaaaagcagctgttgggcatcacccccaccccccacccgcATCCAGCCGGGGCCAACACCAAGGGGAAGCTCAGGGCTGTCCCCACGCCCTTCCCGGCCCCAGCAGTTGGGTTTTCCCCCGGGACTTTACCTGTAGCGGAAACTGGAGCCCTTGCTGCACAGAAGGGCTTTGGGCTTTGACTTGGGCTCTTCAGACAGCCTGAAGAAGGCATGGTACTCCACGCATGTCTTCCAGAAAGCCTTGCAGGTGTCCCGGCTCACCATGGTGAACTCCAGCGTGTCCTTGCACAGCTCCTGCACGGCCAGAGACAAGCCAGCCGGTCTCAGGGTGcggagccaggctctgctgtttGCCCTCCTGACCCCCCAAAATCTCACACTGGGCTGCTGGTGGCTCCAGGCAGTGCAGCGGCACCATGGTGGGGACACAGGAGTGGCACGTGCCACGTTCGAGGGGGAAGGAGCATCAGCCATGAGCAGCAGGAATGGATTTCATTCAAAATCAGAGAGACTTTGCGTGGCCGACCTTCGATCCGCAGCTGCCCGCTCctgagcctggcagctgcctgcagcatggTACTTACAGAGACGTTGGCGTGGAGCTTGATGAGAAAATGCTTCCTCTTGAAACTCAGTTTGCGAATTTTGGACCAGTTGAACGTGTTGATCTTTGTATTGCCCTGCAAGAAGGGACACAGAGGTTATGGCAGGACAGGGCATGCCAGGAATTCAGAAATGCCACGGGCCAGGACCTGAGCTCGCAGGACACTGCGTGattctctgctgcagctctcagtgctgctggggtCTGGGGAAGGGGTGCTGGGCTTTGCTGTTTGGCTCTCTTCTCCATTAGCTGGTCCTAAAAGCAGAGATGGAGGTTCAGGGCTTAACTCTGCCTACTGACGCTATTTGTAAAACTGCAGGATCCCAAGACAAATCTCACAGAAGTCAAGGCAGGGTCCTGTCTGTCCCAGCTCGAAGGTCACATGAGTTAATGCAGAATTGACTCCCCCAGAAGAAATAAACCCCTCCTCTCCTTTGCTGGGAAGCACGGCAGCTCACTCCCATACCTCTAAACTCAGCTTAAGCAGGCTGCAGGCATACCTTACCCCTCATTATCATTACGTATCAATTGATACGTATTACAGTAGCAATTTAGATGCGGTCCCACAACACTGGTGTGGCAGCAGGACCAGGTAAAATTGTGTCACTCCATGCTGTGGCACTGAGACCCTCTGAGCTTTCTGGGAGAGCCCAGGTTTTAATGGGCTCACAGATGCCTTAATCACACGTGAGGGGTGTTTATGGCTCTGAATAAATAACTGGGTCTGGCAGCACTAATTATGAACAGCAGACCCACAGctaggacatttttttttttccctgctctggcAAGATGTTCCCAGGTTGGAATTAGCCAGTGTGGGAGGCAAGCACTGCTTCACGCCGGCTGCAAGGAAGTCTGTATTTATTCTGCAGCTACACCGTGATTACAGCATTATGTAATTGCACAGACGTGAGGTGGCTATTTTTGCTGGAAGATTATACGGTGAACACATGTGATGCAGCCGTGTAACCTGCGGTGCTTACACCGCCGCACTCATGGCAACAAGGGCCAACAGAGCGGGGGTGGGCACGGCGGCACACAGTGGGTactggtgggggtggtgggctgagccctgcagccacaTCCCGGAGCGTCACCTGCACATCTCCTGGGGCACACTCCTCGTAGGATTTGGGAGGGTTTGTAGCACACAGAGGGGACAAAGGTCCCCCCGCAACTGGAGGGGATGCCCGTGGGGAGAGGGCACCCTGCCCAGGTGCTGTCCGCCCACCCCGAGCCCCGGGCTCACCCGCAGGACCAGCACGCCCATGTGTGTCACAGCCAGGTTGATCTGTGTCCCCTCGCCATCGCTGGCGGGGTGCGGGCGAATCCCGTACATCTCCAGCTTCCTGGCCACGTCCAGCAGCTGAATGTCTGACTCGGCCGGTGTCTTCCCTCTGGAGCCACAAGTGCAGCAGGAGGCAACAAGAGTGAGAAGGCAAGTGCTGAAATGGGCtgaaaaaatgccatttcagCCATGCGCCTGCTGGCATCACACCCGCCCCATCGCCGGCCGTGCCTGCTAATGGGACCAGTCCCACTGGCAGGTGTCCGGCCGGTGCTTTGGGTGGGTGGTCTcggcacagcccagcccttACCTGTGTCTCCGGTGGTAGTGCATGATCTTGTTGTCCAGGTACTCTTGGTTGGGCAGGTACCTGTGGGTTGCCAGGTGCTGCTGGTCTGTCTCCTCATGGAAGTCCCCCAGCTCGGCTGCAGGGCATACGGGGGAGCGTGGGTTAGGGTGGAGAGGTGACCGCAGGGGGAACCCCGGCTACAGAGCCAAAGCCCCAGGGAGCGCGGggtccctggggaaggggcacagTCCCTGCAGGCACTCGCCTGCCCTTACACTGCAGCAGGTGGGAGACAAGCAGCGCCGCGCTCTTGTCGCTGCAAGGCAGCCGCCCCAGCGCCAGGTCCTTCTTGATCTGGAGGGTGAAGAGGTACCTGTGGAGGGGGACAGGAGCATGTCCTGGCAGGGAGCCGGCCTCAGCAGACTGCCGGGCGCCGGGCTGAGCCGCGAGGGCTCTGCTGCAAGGggagcaggctgtccctgcACCTCTCCCTGCGCTTGCCCGTGTCTCAGCCCAAGGGATGCTGGCCCATGGGGTCACAGGAGGAGCACGCAGCCCCTGCAGAAGGCTGTAGCTGGGCACCACTATGAACAGTACGCCCCTGCCATTGAGATGCCCGTTAGTAGGTTTCAGAGTTAACATTCCTATATGCTTTGGAGGGCATTTGCATCTCTCAGGGCTAACATTCTACAGAAGCactgtcttatttttcttcctagttcCTGTTCGCAGTGCTTTCTCTAAAACATAAGGGCTAAcaatgtcatttttaaaaataaaatttagttCTTTCAGAACACAGCTTGAGGCAGGAGCTAGACTGAGCGGTCAGACTCCGTGCCCAACTGCTAAAGCGTTTGGCAGTAAAATTGCAGCCTCTTAAGACGGCTGATCCTTCAAGtggattttgtttaaaaacagaggATCAAGAAAAGACAttctcttgggttttgttttacaaagtaCAGAGCTCTTTCAATACTTAGAATAACCACTGCTCACAGACATGTTCGGGTGGATGAAGATAAGGAATTAAATACATGCTTAACAACTGCAAAAATACAGGACTGCATGGTAAAAAAGTAACAGAACAAGTACTGTACCTGGTCAGCTCTTCTCTCAGATGGCCGGGGTCCACTGGGAAAAATTTCACCATAAATTTGAAAAGAACCTCCTTAGGATCTTAAAACACAACATCTTCATAAGTTTTCTTTTACGTGTCTATTGGGAACATTTACAACTCTCTTCACACATGCTGTCTCCTTACAAAGTAAACTACCCTGGACCCTTACAAAGCAGGGATGGAAACCCTGAACATCATGGACTGCAGCCTGCTCCCAAAaaccagcctgcccagacccccaGTGTTACCACCGGAAGCGAACAGGGGGTTGGACACTTAAATAATACTAAAGAGAACATGCCCCAGCAATCCTTTAAGTCACAAAGACCTCTGCTAGGAGGGGAGTTCCGTGGAGCAGTGCCGGGGGTACGTGTCTGGAGTGTGGCCAGAGCCCCGGTGTAATTGCCACCAGCGGGGCTGTGCATTAAACTCAGCCATCCAAGCACTTGGGATGCAACAGCTCCGTGGGAGGCTGTTTGGGCAAAGAATTTTTGTGGGATGAGTGAGAGCAAGCGGCCAAGCCCAAGGCAAAGAACatggagggagggaagcaatTTTGTAGGCACTGACTGTCCCAGGACACCGTGGGATGGCTCAGGAGCTCCTGGAGGGACAGGCCAGAAGggacatggaaaaagaaattggtGCCTGAAACAACCCCATTTCTGGTGCACCTAGGAAGGGGAGGCTCTTCACATGTTCTCCCCCCTTACGGGGAAATTTGTGCAAACACTGTACTGCAGCCTGCCCACTGCAAATACTGGGGGCACGGCCTCGTGCTCTCAGCTACCTCTTAGTCGCCATGTCTTCGGGGAAAATATCATTTGGTTCATCGTGGGGGTGGAAACGGGCATAGGCTGAAAGGGGCACTGTGTTAACATCGGTCACGACAGGGGATGCTGAGCCTGAATTCAGGTCAGGCTCCGCAGCATCTCTGTGCAgtggcgggggggctggggggctggcgaGGAGCAGCCGAGCCTGCGAGGCACAGGGCTAACCCTGCTTCACGCAGGCGCTtgggctgctgagagctgccaagggggagggagggcatGCAGGGAGGGATGCCCACCGCCCTGCCAGCGCAGCGACGCACGCGCACGCACGCAGCCGCCCCTGCGCCTCGGCCAAGCTGTCAGGCTATTAACGGCTCAAGCCTAAAATGGTGCAGGTAGCAGATTGCAAAGGCAGGGGTGTTCCTACAGGGTTTTATACAGGCTGCGGGGTCTTTGCAAACAATCCGGCCTCACACTAGAAAATGAGCTCAGGTAAAAAACCAGAGCCCCCATCCCCAAGCAAGAACACTGCACAAACGTGTCTGCGCTAGTCTGTCACTGGTAGCGATTCAGAATTTTATTCTTGAAATACTTACTTTTAACTTGCTTTGTTATGGGTTTTAGCGGTTCCAACCAGacctgaaagagaaagcaaagaaccGGGTGAGTAAACGGCACAAGAcggaataaaagcagcagcgTTATGCTGGAACGCAGCACAAAAACGCCGGCCAGCTCGGCTGCAGCAAGCTGTCCCGCTGGGCACCCTGCACAAACGGCCATGGAGAAACCCCACGTGGCTGCAAACGGGCTTTGCCAACCAGCTggtgacccccccccccccccgtagcATCCATGTTTGAGGCGTTTTTGGCACCACGGCAAAACTTGCCATTGACATTTCCCATGTGTCATTTTCAGGGAGGTGCTGGCGTGCCCCCACCCGTGCAGGCGGCTGCTGCGAGGACATGGCACGGTGCAGTGTGGGGGCCCCACGCCACGAGCCCCACACCACGAGCCCCACTCACGTGGTTCCCAGCCTGGCTGCGGAACTCCAGCCCAAAATACTCCTTCTCCACAAGGTTGAGGTGGCTGCAGGTGAGGTTGAACAGCCCTTTTCCGCAGGATTTTTGCTAGCAAACAAACACACCGCAGAAGCAAAGGGTTAGGCAGTGCTGACAGCAGTGGCGATGGGATTTCAGTGGGATAGGGGAGAAGGCTGAGCTCCCTGCCTTCATCCCAAGGGGAGCTGTGGGATATTTCCTGAtcgtgctgcagcagcatcttaATAAATGTTGTTGGCTTCAGCATGTGGGACAGGACGACTACATGCTGTGCTCCCCTTACCCTCGGCTCTTggaaatcatattttaaataaagcataaaTTATGCTTGGAAagcataatttaaataaatacctaCAGGAGCAAAACACAATCtaattttgaaacttttgaAATGGCGAATGCCTTCTCATCGCTTCTGTATTAAGGAatgtaaaccagaaaaataaagaagaggaaagaaatcttGCTTTTGGCCCACCTTCTGCAGCCATCACTGTCTGGGCAGCCCTATGCCTGGCAAGCCAGTGAACGATCCCCAGGACGAGCATCATCTGAATGAGGGACAGCCATGGCAAATTACGAGCAAACGGGAGCACGCCTCAAACCTGTGCAGCAAGCCTGTGTGCCCCGACAGCCGGCGACCGGATTGCTGGGGACAAGCTGCTATTATGGGCAATGGTAATTAACAGCAACAGGACCCTGCGGAGATCCTGGGCCCTGGGTCATCCGTGTGCTTTAGTAATATTAATTAAGTGGCTCTACACGCTGATAAGGGAGGCCAAGCTGTATTTATTCCCAGTAAACAGAAACACTCGGAGAGTGTTTTGCTTGACTTGTTGCTGTGCTGCGTAACACAGCTGGGGAGCTATCCAGGAGGCTCCTACTTTGGAAAATGCTCCAGAAAGCACCAGAAACGAACCTGGCAGTCACCCaccccaacaaaacccctgCTACTCCTTTATCAGCTCGTGAAGAGCAGACCAAAACTGAGCGTGGGTTAGTGCtaaagcaaggcagagcagaggcGCTGGGTTAGACAGCTGCTAAACTATGGTGTTTCGGGTGACAGGGGTGAGGGCAGGCTGcggctgcctgtgccagcagctgctcctggcagggaTGGGAGGGACCCGGCTGCTGGTGGTGATGCACACTAATAACCACCTTGCACGGCTTCTCCTGGGATGAAATTGCTGGCTCTGAGGTGAAGGACTGCTGAAAAGTGATAGCGTAATAACAGCATTCGCTCTGCAGCACTCCCGGTTCTCCTCAAAATTACTAGATCACAAGGgtaattaaaacaattataaatgtttatttccaaGCTAGAATTTTCTAGCATGAAAGGCCTTGGCCTTTGTCAGGCAGCCAGGAAAGACAAGCATTTCTTACTGGGTTATTACCCACCACATGTCTGCTGGGAGCAACCCGCTTTCCTCCAACCCAGCACTGCCCGCAGCAGGCACCGCCGGAGCCGGGTGGCCCCATCCCCAGGAAAACCTGCTCGCTGGGCAGACACGGCCCTGCTGATGCAGGGGCTGGTTTAAACGCGGGGCCTTTCCCCTCGCAGAGCGCTGCTTGTGGGTCCCATCCTGCGTTTGTGGTACCCAGGGCCCGGCCCGCGCTGCCTTCAGTCGCGCttgggcagcaggagccctgcaCAGTGAGAGCAGCGGGCGCTGTGTTGGAACAGTGCGGTGCAAGGCAGGAGCATGaggtgtggggctggctgccccaCGTCTGATGCAAAATGTGCCTTCGATGATGTCGCAGGGCCAGGTTCACACCCACAGGCAGAAACCCCTGTGTAGAAGAGGGTGGCAAGGAGAGGCTGCGCTTGCCCCTCCTCTCCTCGGTGGAAGTGCTGGGACTTTAAGCAGTGTAAGAAAGCAAGAGGCACATCCAGCGGCAGACAGCAGCCTACAGGACACACGGGACGCGCACACCCCTCCGCAAAGGACACCCTGGCAGCACTTGCGCTCCAACAGCaaagccatgcttctgcagcattccctgcagcacaggctgctgcaccCAGGTCTGAGGTTTAGCGGGGAGCGACAGCCTGTGGGATTTGGTGTGATCTTTCTCCAGCACCTTGGGAGATGCCTCCCATGCCAGGCATGCTGGTGTCTTCTGCGTGGTTGCAGCTGGCACGCAATGCCATGCACCAAAAGCCACCAGCTGGTGTGCAGCCAGCTCTGCGTACCTCCTGTCAATGAATCCCCACCTTAACTCGTCCTAAGGGAGATGAGACCATGGGAGACTTTGTCCTTCATTCAGCCCCAGCAATTAGATTTTCTGTACTTGCTTggcttgtctttttcttctatttttttttccttcccgcTGAATCTTGCCCTGTAGCAAATTCCAGGAGCAGAGATGCCCTGGCTTTGTCTGCGCAGGCTGCAAAGTGCTTTGTCCTTTcggtgctgctctgggaggcTCTGGAGCTGCCCAGGCTCAGGCTGCTTTGCTTAAACCCTTTCCAGAGAGGAGAGCGACTCTGTTGGTGACAGCACATGCCAGGTCACAGCTCTAGGTAttcagggaaggaagaagggaggcaGCTTTGCAATATCTCCTCTCAGCGCAAGAAACCCATTAGAGAGTGACCTGTGACTGTCCCTGTACCCAGGCACCCGGGCAAGGGACCCCGGTGCCCTCCCAGTGCAAGGCACAGGGCTCACTGCCAGGGTGGGCAGCATCCCGGCAAGATCCCGTCTGTGCCATGGCTCAGCCCTGGGGTGTTCAGCAGGGAGGGCACAACAGGGGACATTCGGAGATGTGCCAggcccccaccaccccctgaGCTGGGAGCTCAGACCTGGCTTGCCGGCTGCCATCCTGGGAACTGCCTCCAGCACCCAGACGGAGGAAATCCCGGGagctcagcagccacagagAGGGTGCCGGGTCCCGGCTGTCGGCGAGGATGCAGATGAAGGCAAAAGGCTTTCCAGGCCAGCACCCTGCACTGGGAGAGGAGCTCATTCCTGGGCAAAGCCGGACTGGCAATGAGACCTCATGGCACGTGCCGGCGGCTGCAATACCCACATGAGGCAGGTACAGACGCATACGCCAAGCGTGAGGCGGAGGGAGAGCCAGGCCTGCTGTGTTCTCTCTTTTGTCATTTTCCCTCCCATTATACTCAAGTACGACACATTCAAAAGAGCTTTCCAAAGTCAGGAGGGGTTTAGGGAGAGTGGCTTGAAATATCTGCTCAAAACTTAGCCCAAAGCGGTCCTTTTATAATGGAGAAGTCACTAATTCAACT
The genomic region above belongs to Falco peregrinus isolate bFalPer1 chromosome 13, bFalPer1.pri, whole genome shotgun sequence and contains:
- the FRMD7 gene encoding FERM domain-containing protein 7 isoform X2, with the protein product MYERPPQTKGHRGVQFPHSSLHSTSVTAAFSIQLRGKLCVQEESGLPSRRTAHIARSAAPAARSATCSRMLHLKVQFLDDSQKIFVVDQKSCGKGLFNLTCSHLNLVEKEYFGLEFRSQAGNHVWLEPLKPITKQVKMDPGHLREELTRYLFTLQIKKDLALGRLPCSDKSAALLVSHLLQSELGDFHEETDQQHLATHRYLPNQEYLDNKIMHYHRRHRGKTPAESDIQLLDVARKLEMYGIRPHPASDGEGTQINLAVTHMGVLVLRGNTKINTFNWSKIRKLSFKRKHFLIKLHANVSELCKDTLEFTMVSRDTCKAFWKTCVEYHAFFRLSEEPKSKPKALLCSKGSSFRYSGRTQRQLLEHGRKAKMKSLPFERKHYTSRYDERQCRSSPDLLTDVSKQVEELRLAYGGRGSYHANGVHASEPTLDSRRRSSTVEVTFATELERSKPEASPAFLPHSKSSSAFPLLYAELELERAWEPTDHFGARNPLTSFRPHHQFAGNSKSTSVGNMQEVTARPLVYTDVPCPPPAAALPPQVLFYLDRPPQPPCHALAPGEDAAGPVGGCGPVAAKPPRQSPSGTWTGEFHRAAACTAAGTSMAPVQESRSLARSFDYGLQEQPPKRSWSQSDMKTIRFPYGSEFRPLGPCPALSSRKAGVFWHVPAQQGLVPGLRRSTERYLGSSTESSDSDSDLLAADYCSLYGRVLRSPMARVRLSSGSLQLDEEDEEASFATSAAEERTCRGASRYFT
- the FRMD7 gene encoding FERM domain-containing protein 7 isoform X1, with amino-acid sequence MYERPPQTKGHRGVQFPHSSLHSTSVTAAFSIQLRGKLCVQEESGLPSRRTAHIARSAAPAARSATCSRMLHLKVQFLDDSQKIFVVDQKSCGKGLFNLTCSHLNLVEKEYFGLEFRSQAGNHVWLEPLKPITKQVKNPKEVLFKFMVKFFPVDPGHLREELTRYLFTLQIKKDLALGRLPCSDKSAALLVSHLLQSELGDFHEETDQQHLATHRYLPNQEYLDNKIMHYHRRHRGKTPAESDIQLLDVARKLEMYGIRPHPASDGEGTQINLAVTHMGVLVLRGNTKINTFNWSKIRKLSFKRKHFLIKLHANVSELCKDTLEFTMVSRDTCKAFWKTCVEYHAFFRLSEEPKSKPKALLCSKGSSFRYSGRTQRQLLEHGRKAKMKSLPFERKHYTSRYDERQCRSSPDLLTDVSKQVEELRLAYGGRGSYHANGVHASEPTLDSRRRSSTVEVTFATELERSKPEASPAFLPHSKSSSAFPLLYAELELERAWEPTDHFGARNPLTSFRPHHQFAGNSKSTSVGNMQEVTARPLVYTDVPCPPPAAALPPQVLFYLDRPPQPPCHALAPGEDAAGPVGGCGPVAAKPPRQSPSGTWTGEFHRAAACTAAGTSMAPVQESRSLARSFDYGLQEQPPKRSWSQSDMKTIRFPYGSEFRPLGPCPALSSRKAGVFWHVPAQQGLVPGLRRSTERYLGSSTESSDSDSDLLAADYCSLYGRVLRSPMARVRLSSGSLQLDEEDEEASFATSAAEERTCRGASRYFT